The Malus sylvestris chromosome 8, drMalSylv7.2, whole genome shotgun sequence genomic interval ccataaaaccaattgacaatatgaagaGTAACTCAACATGTAAGGTCCCTTCCTTGATGTGAGATTGATACTCTCAATATCTCATTGACACATACTGTAAATAAATATAGCATCACAAGCATCCTCACCACCAACATAAATAGATTcataacaaataataataaattttgacaaaaaaataaaataataaacaataCCATGTAATATGTTACACTGGGACTTAAGTCTCACCTGGGTGAGCATTTGAAGTCAAGTCACGCATAAATTCTTAGGTTATATGTTAATCAACAAtagatttttaaaaaaatgaactttaacaaaaaacttctggtactgttcactttaacgaaaaatcaacaTTGGTATTTtttactttatcctttattttatctttatcgttaaaactcaaaaatttcaagtcatttttattagtttttcttttaaaaaatggACGGCTCTGATGAAGTTTGCACTACTAAGCAAAAGCAAGAGGAAAAGGAAGTGATGAAGAACTGCAAGAGAATCTTTTGATTTTCCAAATTATTCACTCATTATTCAAAAGCATAAAGTATAAGAACTTATGATTAGCTTTTTGAGAAATTTCCAAATGAACAATTTCAACGAAATTTTTCTTCGATAGATTAAAATAGAGTTATCAAGTAGAATTGCTATAAATACAACCTTAAATAAATACAACTATGGTGAATATGATCTGTCATAATCTCTTCAATcattttagagtaaattgtaataatggtctctcaactttaattaaattgaagcaatgatccatcaactaaaaatctattatcaTTGATCCATTAACTCATCATAACATGTaactatggtcattttcatcaattctgtcaaaatgagttatgttgaaaagatcattgctacaatggattaaagttgagggatcattactccaattgagttaaagttaaaggaccatttctcccgttgaattaaagttgagggatcattgatacaatttttcttatttgaattttcatatttgccccttgattTATCCTCACATGCATGACACATGACTTATTTTAACGGAAGTTTTAACGGAgttaacgaaaatgaccatagcggCTTTGAAGAATTGAGGGACCTaatggtaataaatttttagttgatggaccattgctccaattaagttaaaattgagagaccattgctacaattagtCGATCACTTCATTATGTGTCAAGAGATATTTGGTAAGAAAGTGGAAAATATTTTTTGCATATGAAAATCAAAGGAAGTGGCTAAACTGCCTTAATTCTTTTAAAACGTCTGATTCTTTTTGTCGTCAAGCTTTCATTCCTCGTTTCGTTCCTCCCTATACTCCACAAATAGATACACTAATTGTTATATGttgattgtattaaatacatgtaaATATTATAGTCATTTAACAAAATGTAATGTGCCCTAAATTAATTGCAGATCATATTGTCAAAAAATGAAGTCCAGACCGAAACGTAGATGGTGGCAAtgcaccaaaaaataaaaataaaaagtaagaaGGTTTAGATATAGGTGTCTCATTTTTCAATTTCGTTGATTAAAAATCCGATCCTTTTAATaatttgattaaacattttTTCTACAATTTTATAAGAAGTACGGTTAATCATATTGGCAAGAGTACATTTGATTTTAAGATACATTTGAATTTCTTgtgaattttgtttcttggtaAATTTAAAATCTAAACGTACTAAAAGTTAACATAATTTTAACAAATGAATGAAGTTTTCTTATGAAAGTATTAATGACTCTCTTTAACGGAGGAGGATAGtaattaaatataataacagaaataaaaatttattatttttcaagtgATATTCTTGATAAGgcaacaaatttaatttttttaatggtaAGAAATTAGTTGTTAGCTTAGCTTAAGTGAATATATATCAAATAAATAGAAGATTGCTGAGTTGACAATTCATCAAagcattttaattaaatttaaaaaaaaaatcacatgcttAGGCTAAATAAGTTGGACAAAATGTAGAAGATTAtccacatatttatttttacttcttacgcattcttctaattttttgtagtctgatgatttaaaaaaagataaaatgacaaaaattaaatagaagatgtgaaaaataaaaaaaagtgtgtgatAACCCATGCATAAAAAGTCGGCGTGTAAAATTTTGTCAGAAAAGAGCCGTGCGTTGCAAGTTATAAAATGGCGACAACTGATGAGTCCCACTCGCACACTTTCCCAATCTGAACTCGAAAAACTCTCGCGCAGCTCGCAAGTATCACACTCGTCGTCGCTACTATGGAGCAGTTCAAAGGCCAGCCCCGGCTTCCGAAATTCGCCGTCCCGAAACGCTACGACGTAAGGCTGAAGCCGGACCTCGCCGCCTGCAAATTCGGCGGCTCCGTCGACATCGACCTGGATATCGTCGCCGATACCAAATTCGTCGTCCTCAACGCCACCGAGCTCTTCGTCAATGCCGGCTCTGTCTCTTTCGCTCACGGAGGCTCGTCCAAGGTAATCGATGCGCATTTGCTTTTCAAATTTGTAGAACTGACTGAAAAAAGAAGTAGAATGGAGAGTGAGGTGTTTGGCTgatgaaaattttcattctttttatgttGATTTGTTAATTAATACTCGATTAGTAAGTCTAAGTTCAATTAATCAATCGttgattagttttaattttggtttGATTACTGCTCTGTTCATGATTTGTGGGCAAGTGAATGGATTGGAATTGATAAGATGATTGTAACGTTGTCGACTTTACTGCCTTGTTTGGCTGCACGGATAACGTAGGAAATGGAAAGATTATTTGGAATTCATTTAGTGCGTTGTTTGGCTACTTGTGTCTTTACTGAATGAGTAAATGAATGTTTGAGCAGGTTTTCAAGCCTTCGAAGGCCGAGACGTTCGAAGAGGATGGAATTTTGGTTTTGGAGTTTGTAGAGATGCTTCCGATTGGGTCTGGAGTTTTGGTTATTGAATTTGAAGGAATTTTGAATGACAAGATGAAGGGTTTCTACAGAAGGTAGTTTTTGAATGCAGGAACTTTTGCGGAGTCCATCTTCGATTGTTCGTTCAGTATTATCATGTTTCAATGGTATAGATATGTCTAAGATTTGATTTGTTTCGTGCAGTACATATGAGCACAACTGTGAGAAGAAAAATATGGCAGTTACACAGTTTGAACCCGTTGATGCCAGGCGGTGCTTTCCGTGTTGGGATGAACCTGCTTGCAAggttattctctctctctctctctctctctctctctctctctctctctctctctctctctctctctctctctctctctctctctctctctcacacacatacacacacacaagcgcgcgcacacacgcacacacgcacacagtTGACTTAAGATATTGATTTTCATCAGTATCAAGTGATTTTGTTTACACCATTCTGGATATACATTGTTATAAATGCATTTTTGAGACTAGGAAAAAAGAGATCTGTTGTTTATGGTGGTAGTATAGATGAGAAATCAATCTTCCCGTTCTGGTTAAATTGTTCAAATATAGAGTTTATGACTTGCTGGCTATTTGGTTGGCAGGCTACATTCAAGATTACACTTGATGGTGTTCCGTCTGAACTAGTAGCCCTTTCTAACATGCCAATTcaagaagaaaaattgaatgGACATCAGAACACAGTTTCATATGTGGAAACACCAATTATGTCTACATATTTGGTGGCCATTGTTGTCGGATTGTTTGATTACGTTGAAGATCATACTTCTGATGGTAAACTCCTACACTATGGCCTTAGTTTCATGTGTATGTCAGTGCAACCTTTTTCTTGATGATGTCCCATTTCATGTTGTTACAGGGGTCAAAGTGCGGGTATATTGTCAAGTTGGTAAGGCAGACCAAGGGAAGTTTGCTTTGCACGTTGCTGTCAAGACACTTGAATTGTACACAGAGTATGTGTAAAAGTTACTAATCATTCATATTCAAGTTGGCAATTGCACTTGATGCATGTTATGGACTAATGTAGCAGTTTCTCaagattttttttcccttttcattATAGAGATAAAAAAAGGATTTgccatggtctttatagatttggaaaaagcgtaagATAGGGTCCCAAGAAAAATTGTTTGGAGGATTCTAGAGAAGAAAAAGTAGAGTAGCATATATCTAAGCAATAAAGGATATGGATGATGGAGCAAGAACTTcagtaagaactcatgaaggacaaaatgaaagctttcccataaccaTAGGGTTACACCAAGGCTCatctttaagtccttacctttttgtgtTGGTAATGGACAAGCTTacgggacatattcaagatgatatcaCTTGGTGTATGCTTTGCTTAACCTTTGGCGGGAAATTtaggaatctaaaggtcttcgtctAAGGTCAAAGATAGAGTATAAGGATTGCAAGTTCAGTGAAAATGGGGGTCCAGATGAGATAGGGTGAGGATTGGaaatcaggaagtaccaaagagtgaACGCTTTTGTTATcttggatctatcttgcaaaataaTGGAGAATTAAATGGAGATCTCCACCATAGAGTACGAGTTGGacagatgaagtggaagagtgcattggATGTGTTGTGcgatcgtcgtatgccactaaagctcaagggaaaatgttataggacgacaatatgGCCAACAATGCTTTATGGCACGGAGTGTTGGGCTGTCAAAAAGCAACACGTGCAAAAAATGAGTAGtgaagatgagaatgcttcattGGATGTGTTGACACACAAGGAATGATATGAGTAAGAACgaggatatctgaggtaaagtagCAGTGGCCGCAATTaaagataagatgagagaaaatcgttTAAAATGGTTTGGACACGTGAACCGAAGATAAAAGAAACTTTAAGAAACTTTAAGAAATGATATGTTGTACTTGGAGCTAATGGAAGATGACTATGAGATGGAGCTTCAAGGCAAAATGGGTGGAGGAAGGCCTAGAAAGACTTGGAAAGAAACTTTAAGAAAAGATATATTGTACTTGGAGCTAACGGAAGACTTGTCGCAAAACCGAGCGTagtggcattctaggattcattagccgaccccacttagtgggatagggataaggcttggttgttgttgtACTTATGCTGCATTACATTCCATTTAATAtgaaatcattgatgatcagttCTGCAGATACTTTGCTGTGCCATACCCGTTGCCCAAATTGGATATGGTTGCAATACCTGATTTTGCTTTCGGCGCCATGGAGAACTATGGTTTAGTTACATACCGAGAAACAGCTTTGCTTTTTGATGAACAACATTCAGCAGCTGCCAACAAGCAAAGGGTAAAATGCGCATCCTGAATGTCACTGCTTTCAGAATTATCTTGGTTAATATGGTAGGGAGGTATAGTTTAGTTTTAGCACTCAATGACACGTTTAAtcattttctttggttttggtaAAAGGTTGCGACTGTCGTGGCACATGAATTGGCACACCAGTGGTTTGGCAATCTTGTAACAATGGAATGGTGGACGCATTTATGGCTGAATGAGGGATTTGCAACATGGGTATAACTTCATATCATTGTTATACTTGTTAGTTTCCATGCTTTTGTACTTATAAAGAAGTGTTTTAATGTCATTAGGTGAGCTATTTAGCTACTGATAGCTTATTCCCAGAGTGGAAAATATGGACTCAGTTTCTTGATGAAGTCACTGATGGTCTTAAGCTGGATGGGCTTGAAGAATCTCACCCCATTGAGGTACTTATTCGTGCACTTGGTCTTTCCTgggtttcattttaattttaatttcctaaaGTTTGCTGTTTCCTGGCATCGAATCTGGATCATCTGCACAGAAGGCTTTAAATAGTAATATTCACCACTATAGTTTTCAAGGCGTTATTAATGGAGAGTATTAGTGTATATAAGTCTCTCTggtatattatgttttaatCTGTTCTTTTTGGCCAGGTGGAGATCAATcatgctgctgagattgatgaAGTATTTGATGCGATAAGTTATAAAAAAGGTGCTACTGTTATTCGGATGCTACAAAGCTATCTAGGTGCTGAAGTCTTCCAGGTATGTCCTTTGATTTGTCAACTAGTGTGCTTGAAGGTTGAAGGAACTATCTTATTTTCTATGATATAAAAAAGTTAGAGAGTTAAGTGCATGCTACTTTTTAATGCATCCAGAGGTCACTTGCTTCATATATCAAAAAGCATGCTTACTCAAATGCAAAGACAGAAGATTTGTGGGCTGCCCTTGAGGAGGGATCTGGTGAACCTGTAAACAAACTAATGAATTCATGGACACAGCAGAAGGGTTACCCGGTTATTTCTGTCAAAGTCAAAGATCAGAAATTGGAGTTTGATCAGGTTTCCTTATGTTTGCTTCTTTCAAAGTTGTTTGGTTATCAAATGAAATTCTGAAAGATCATCTCGAGCTCTAATGCAGTACAAGCTGTTAAGTCATTTGTTTAGGTTTTATTCCACGGTACAAGGACACGAACAAAGATCTAATAAGTaaattaatgtatggcagaCACAATTCTACTCAAGCGGTTCCCAAGGTGATGGGCAATGGATTGTGCCGATCACATTATCCTGTGGCTCGTATGATGTACGCAAGAATTTCCTACTACAAGCGAAGTCTGAAACTCTTGACATAAAGGAATTTCTGGGTTGCTCAGTAGGAAAGGCTGGATGTGGAGGCACAAGCAACAAAGACAATGCTTTATGCAGTTGGATAAAAGTCAATGTGGATCAGACTGGTTTTTACAGAGTGAAATATGAGGATGAACTTGCAGCTGCACTTAGAAACGCTATCGAAAAGAAGCAATTGTCTGAAACTGACAGATTTGGTAATCATCATTTCGTACACGTGCTTGTTTATCTCTTTGATAGTAAAAGTTttcaccaattttttttcctttcacaGGCATTTTGGATGATTCCTTTGCCCTATCAATGGCTCGCAAACAGTCTTTTGCTTCAGTGCTTACCTTGTTGAGTGCATACAGAGAGGAACTTGACTATATcgtgctgtcaaatttgattaCTGTAATGATCGCCCCTGCTTTGTGTTTATGTTGCTGCATTGATGACCTTGGCCTGATTCTGGTCCTCATGTTTCACAGATAAGTTATAATCTGGCAAGAATTGCAGCCGATGCTGTACCCGGACTACTGGATCACATTAAACAATTCTTTATTGGACTTTTCCAGTATTCTGCAGAGTAAGTTTGTTCTTTTCTTAACAACTCAAATGCCTATGTAGATAAACTATCAGGACACAAGATTTGCTTCtgtctttttctttaattttgttcaaaGTTTATCATTTATGATGGAATTTCTTTACAGGAGGCTTGGTTGGCAGCCTAAACCGGGCGAAAGCCATTTAGATGCAATGTTGAGAGGAGAAATTTTGACTGCACTTGCTGTTTTTGGTCATGACCTGACGTTAGATGAAGCAAGTAGGCGTTTTCATGCCTTTATAGAAGACAGAAACACGCCCCTCCTTCCCCCAGACATTAGAAAGGTTGCTTTGACGTAAATCATTAATTACACATATGTAATTAAACTTTTAAGTTCAACGTTGATGTTAATTATGGACTACCGTTGCAGGCGGCATATGTGGCTGTAATGCAAAGAACAAGCGTATCTGACCGATCAGGCTATGAATCTCTTGTTAGACTCTACAGAGAGAGTGATCTAAGCCAGGAGAAAACCCGCATTCTAGGTAAATATAAGTAATTAGTAAAATAATGCTGAACATATGAGGCTGTTAGATTATAGCAGTAATCGATGTGTCTGTGCCTGTAGGTTCTTTAGCGTCTTGTCCCGATCCCAATATTACACTGGAAGTTCTCCAGTTTATATTGACTCCTGAGGTATTTCAGATTTTCTCTCTTAATTGGAGGTTGAAGTTTTACTTACTAGTAATAGTTTTGAGAATCTTAAAGCTTGATGATATACTGCCTTTAATGCCTGTCTACGTAGGTTCGCAGTCAGGATGCTGTATTTGGACTTGCTGTTAGTAATGAAGGTCGGGAAACAGCTTGGACGTGGATGAAGGTATCTCTCACTAGTTTATGACATACTACGAAATGTTCCCACTTTCGTGGATTTTATCTTTCTTATCCCACTTTCGTTACTATGATTCATTTTTCCATTTGGATTATCCGAAACACAGAATAACTGGGAGCACATCTCAAAGACCTGGGGGTCTGGATTTCTAATTACTCGCTTTGTCAGTGCAATTGTTTCACCGGTtcgttctttctttctctagaAACTTTCGTTCTTATGCTCGAGGTCTGTTGTTGTGCAACTTAGATTTCTAATACCTTGTTATTTCCTTCTACCTTTCTCTGCAGTTTGCTTCATTTGACAAGGTTAAGGAAGTAGACGAGTTCTTCAAAGCGCATCCCAACCCGAAGATAACTAGAACAGTGAAGCAGAGCATTGAGCGGGTGCAAATCAACGCCAAATGGGTTCAGAGTGTTCAGTGCGAGAGAAACCTTGCCGATGTCGCAACGGAGTTGGCATACCGGAAATACTAGGATTCCATGTTTGGCTGCTTCTGTTTTTTAACGGAGATGATGTCTGGGACTGGATTTCCAAACTTATGTAACTTGAACTTGCCAAAACAAAGAATAAAGAGACATAAATAATTGCACTAGT includes:
- the LOC126632166 gene encoding aminopeptidase M1-like isoform X2 codes for the protein MEQFKGQPRLPKFAVPKRYDVRLKPDLAACKFGGSVDIDLDIVADTKFVVLNATELFVNAGSVSFAHGGSSKFEQVFKPSKAETFEEDGILVLEFVEMLPIGSGVLVIEFEGILNDKMKGFYRSTYEHNCEKKNMAVTQFEPVDARRCFPCWDEPACKATFKITLDGVPSELVALSNMPIQEEKLNGHQNTVSYVETPIMSTYLVAIVVGLFDYVEDHTSDGVKVRVYCQVGKADQGKFALHVAVKTLELYTEYFAVPYPLPKLDMVAIPDFAFGAMENYGLVTYRETALLFDEQHSAAANKQRVATVVAHELAHQWFGNLVTMEWWTHLWLNEGFATWVSYLATDSLFPEWKIWTQFLDEVTDGLKLDGLEESHPIEVEINHAAEIDEVFDAISYKKGATVIRMLQSYLGAEVFQRSLASYIKKHAYSNAKTEDLWAALEEGSGEPVNKLMNSWTQQKGYPVISVKVKDQKLEFDQTQFYSSGSQGDGQWIVPITLSCGSYDVRKNFLLQAKSETLDIKEFLGCSVGKAGCGGTSNKDNALCSWIKVNVDQTGFYRVKYEDELAAALRNAIEKKQLSETDRFGILDDSFALSMARKQSFASVLTLLSAYREELDYIVLSNLITISYNLARIAADAVPGLLDHIKQFFIGLFQYSAERLGWQPKPGESHLDAMLRGEILTALAVFGHDLTLDEASRRFHAFIEDRNTPLLPPDIRKAAYVAVMQRTSVSDRSGYESLVRLYRESDLSQEKTRILGSLASCPDPNITLEVLQFILTPEVRSQDAVFGLAVSNEGRETAWTWMKNNWEHISKTWGSGFLITRFVSAIVSPFASFDKVKEVDEFFKAHPNPKITRTVTQSIERVQINAKWVQSVQCERKLADVATELAYRKY
- the LOC126632166 gene encoding aminopeptidase M1-like isoform X1; translated protein: MEQFKGQPRLPKFAVPKRYDVRLKPDLAACKFGGSVDIDLDIVADTKFVVLNATELFVNAGSVSFAHGGSSKFEQVFKPSKAETFEEDGILVLEFVEMLPIGSGVLVIEFEGILNDKMKGFYRSTYEHNCEKKNMAVTQFEPVDARRCFPCWDEPACKATFKITLDGVPSELVALSNMPIQEEKLNGHQNTVSYVETPIMSTYLVAIVVGLFDYVEDHTSDGVKVRVYCQVGKADQGKFALHVAVKTLELYTEYFAVPYPLPKLDMVAIPDFAFGAMENYGLVTYRETALLFDEQHSAAANKQRVATVVAHELAHQWFGNLVTMEWWTHLWLNEGFATWVSYLATDSLFPEWKIWTQFLDEVTDGLKLDGLEESHPIEVEINHAAEIDEVFDAISYKKGATVIRMLQSYLGAEVFQRSLASYIKKHAYSNAKTEDLWAALEEGSGEPVNKLMNSWTQQKGYPVISVKVKDQKLEFDQTQFYSSGSQGDGQWIVPITLSCGSYDVRKNFLLQAKSETLDIKEFLGCSVGKAGCGGTSNKDNALCSWIKVNVDQTGFYRVKYEDELAAALRNAIEKKQLSETDRFGILDDSFALSMARKQSFASVLTLLSAYREELDYIVLSNLITISYNLARIAADAVPGLLDHIKQFFIGLFQYSAERLGWQPKPGESHLDAMLRGEILTALAVFGHDLTLDEASRRFHAFIEDRNTPLLPPDIRKAAYVAVMQRTSVSDRSGYESLVRLYRESDLSQEKTRILGSLASCPDPNITLEVLQFILTPEVRSQDAVFGLAVSNEGRETAWTWMKNNWEHISKTWGSGFLITRFVSAIVSPFASFDKVKEVDEFFKAHPNPKITRTVKQSIERVQINAKWVQSVQCERNLADVATELAYRKY
- the LOC126632166 gene encoding aminopeptidase M1-like isoform X3 — translated: MEQFKGQPRLPKFAVPKRYDVRLKPDLAACKFGGSVDIDLDIVADTKFVVLNATELFVNAGSVSFAHGGSSKVFKPSKAETFEEDGILVLEFVEMLPIGSGVLVIEFEGILNDKMKGFYRSTYEHNCEKKNMAVTQFEPVDARRCFPCWDEPACKATFKITLDGVPSELVALSNMPIQEEKLNGHQNTVSYVETPIMSTYLVAIVVGLFDYVEDHTSDGVKVRVYCQVGKADQGKFALHVAVKTLELYTEYFAVPYPLPKLDMVAIPDFAFGAMENYGLVTYRETALLFDEQHSAAANKQRVATVVAHELAHQWFGNLVTMEWWTHLWLNEGFATWVSYLATDSLFPEWKIWTQFLDEVTDGLKLDGLEESHPIEVEINHAAEIDEVFDAISYKKGATVIRMLQSYLGAEVFQRSLASYIKKHAYSNAKTEDLWAALEEGSGEPVNKLMNSWTQQKGYPVISVKVKDQKLEFDQTQFYSSGSQGDGQWIVPITLSCGSYDVRKNFLLQAKSETLDIKEFLGCSVGKAGCGGTSNKDNALCSWIKVNVDQTGFYRVKYEDELAAALRNAIEKKQLSETDRFGILDDSFALSMARKQSFASVLTLLSAYREELDYIVLSNLITISYNLARIAADAVPGLLDHIKQFFIGLFQYSAERLGWQPKPGESHLDAMLRGEILTALAVFGHDLTLDEASRRFHAFIEDRNTPLLPPDIRKAAYVAVMQRTSVSDRSGYESLVRLYRESDLSQEKTRILGSLASCPDPNITLEVLQFILTPEVRSQDAVFGLAVSNEGRETAWTWMKNNWEHISKTWGSGFLITRFVSAIVSPFASFDKVKEVDEFFKAHPNPKITRTVKQSIERVQINAKWVQSVQCERNLADVATELAYRKY